In Streptomyces sclerotialus, the DNA window AACACGGCGTTCAGCTTCATCCTCGAAGAGGCGCTCTTCCTGCGCCGCGTGGGAGGCGTGGCGGTGACGCGCGAGCTGATCGACCACGTCATCGACTGCGCAGCCCTGCGCAACGTCGAGGTGCAGGTCATGCCGCTCGCGCGCGAGGAACACGCCGCCCTTGAGGGGCCTATGCAGCTGCTGGAGACCCCGGACACCTGTTGGTACGGCTACATCGAGGGCCAGCGCACCGGGCAGCTGATCACCGACGCCAAGGAGATCAGCGTGCTCCAGATGCGGTATGCCAAGATGCGCTCACAGGCCCTTACTCCCGAGGACTCCGTCGGCCTGCTGGAGCGGATGCGAGGAGCGCTATGAGTCACGCCGAGCTCGCCTGGTTCAAGAGCAGTTACAGCACAGGTGACGGCGACAGCTGCGTCGAAGTGGCCCTCTCCTGGCGGAAGTCCAGCCACAGCGGCTCCGACGGCGACGACTGCGTCGAGGTCGCGGCGACCCCCGACACCGTCCACGTCCGGGACTCCAAGGACGCGGCGGGGCCGCGGCTCGCCGTTCCCGCGGCCGCGTGGTCGGAGTTCGTCGCGTACGCGACTACGCAGACGCGCCCGTGAGGGCTTCGCGGGAGAGGCCCAGTTCGCGGGCCAGCGCCTCCTCCGCCCACTGGAGCATGGTCGTGCGCGACAGCGGACCCTGGTAGGAGGTCATCTGGACGG includes these proteins:
- a CDS encoding DUF397 domain-containing protein, giving the protein MSHAELAWFKSSYSTGDGDSCVEVALSWRKSSHSGSDGDDCVEVAATPDTVHVRDSKDAAGPRLAVPAAAWSEFVAYATTQTRP